A single genomic interval of Oryzomonas sagensis harbors:
- the rplN gene encoding 50S ribosomal protein L14, whose amino-acid sequence MIQMQSILDVADNSGAKKLFCIKVLGGSKRKYAGVGDIIVASVREALPNSKVKKGDVVKAVIVRTAKALGRPDGSYIRFDDNSGVVINNQKEPVGTRIFGPVARELRAKKFMKIISLAPEVL is encoded by the coding sequence ATGATACAGATGCAATCAATACTGGATGTAGCCGATAATTCAGGTGCCAAGAAGCTCTTTTGCATAAAGGTGCTTGGCGGTTCGAAACGTAAATATGCCGGGGTAGGCGACATCATCGTGGCCTCTGTCCGCGAGGCTTTGCCGAACTCGAAGGTAAAAAAGGGCGATGTCGTCAAGGCGGTCATCGTCAGGACCGCAAAAGCGCTCGGTCGCCCCGATGGTTCGTATATTCGTTTCGACGATAATTCCGGCGTCGTTATCAATAACCAAAAAGAGCCTGTGGGAACGCGTATCTTCGGCCCTGTTGCCCGAGAGCTGCGCGCCAAGAAATTCATGAAGATCATTTCCCTCGCACCGGAAGTACTTTAA
- the rplX gene encoding 50S ribosomal protein L24: MQAMKSHVSKGDTVMVVAGKEKNKTGKVLKLLPKKNGVIVEGLNLVKRHVKARGNEAGAIKEKEAAIHISNVMPYCPKCAKPVRTKITVLENGEKQRNCVKCGASIEK; the protein is encoded by the coding sequence ATGCAAGCCATGAAATCTCATGTCAGCAAGGGCGATACCGTAATGGTTGTTGCCGGCAAAGAAAAGAACAAGACCGGCAAAGTTCTTAAATTGCTGCCCAAAAAGAATGGTGTGATCGTTGAGGGGCTCAACCTTGTCAAGCGCCATGTGAAGGCACGCGGCAACGAGGCGGGCGCCATCAAGGAGAAAGAGGCCGCGATCCATATCTCCAATGTCATGCCCTATTGTCCCAAGTGCGCCAAGCCTGTCAGGACCAAAATCACGGTGCTGGAAAATGGCGAGAAACAACGGAACTGCGTTAAATGCGGCGCTTCCATTGAGAAATAG
- the rplE gene encoding 50S ribosomal protein L5, protein MARIKELYDNEIIAKLRKDFNYKNIMEVPHIEKIVVNMGLGEAIQNVKILDSAAVELNAITGQKSVITKAKKSIATFKLRQGMPIGCMVTLRRDRMYEFLDRLMNVALPRVRDFKGVSGKAFDGKGNYTLGIKEQLIFPEISYDTIDKIKGMNITIVTSAKTDEEGKALLKYLGMPFRN, encoded by the coding sequence ATGGCCCGTATAAAGGAATTATATGATAACGAAATCATTGCGAAGCTGCGCAAGGATTTCAATTATAAGAACATAATGGAAGTTCCGCACATCGAGAAGATCGTTGTCAATATGGGTCTTGGTGAAGCTATCCAGAACGTCAAGATCCTCGACTCCGCCGCGGTCGAGTTGAACGCCATTACCGGCCAAAAGTCGGTTATCACCAAAGCCAAAAAGTCCATCGCGACCTTCAAGTTGCGCCAGGGCATGCCGATCGGTTGCATGGTGACCTTGCGCCGGGATCGCATGTATGAATTCCTGGACCGCCTCATGAACGTGGCGCTCCCCCGGGTGCGCGACTTCAAGGGCGTTTCCGGCAAGGCCTTCGACGGCAAGGGCAATTACACCCTTGGCATCAAGGAGCAGCTCATCTTCCCTGAAATCAGCTATGACACCATTGACAAGATCAAGGGTATGAATATAACGATCGTAACAAGCGCCAAAACCGACGAGGAAGGCAAAGCGCTTCTCAAGTACCTGGGCATGCCGTTCAGGAACTAA
- a CDS encoding type Z 30S ribosomal protein S14 translates to MAKTSMIIKSQRKPKFKVRQHNRCPVCGRPKAYYRKFQMCRICLRKYASIGQIPGVIKSSW, encoded by the coding sequence GTGGCAAAAACCTCAATGATCATCAAGTCGCAGCGTAAGCCTAAATTCAAGGTCCGCCAGCATAACCGCTGCCCGGTCTGCGGGAGACCCAAAGCATATTATCGCAAGTTCCAGATGTGCAGGATTTGTCTTCGCAAGTATGCGTCTATAGGCCAAATCCCCGGCGTAATCAAGTCCAGCTGGTAA
- the rpsH gene encoding 30S ribosomal protein S8: MSMTDPIADMLTRIRNANMVKLQKVDIPSSNLKVNIANVLKQEGFIKNYKVISDNLQGVLRIYLKYIDEKDSVINEIKRVSKPGGRVYSKAEDIPVVKNGIGVAILSTSKGIITDNAARQAGVGGELICTIW, from the coding sequence ATGTCCATGACAGATCCAATCGCAGATATGCTGACCAGAATACGCAACGCAAATATGGTCAAGCTGCAGAAGGTCGATATCCCTTCCTCCAACCTGAAGGTCAATATAGCCAATGTATTGAAGCAGGAAGGTTTTATTAAGAATTACAAGGTTATTTCCGATAATCTTCAAGGCGTTCTGAGGATTTATCTGAAGTATATTGACGAAAAGGATAGCGTGATCAACGAGATCAAACGCGTCAGTAAACCGGGTGGCCGGGTTTACTCGAAGGCTGAGGATATCCCCGTCGTCAAGAACGGTATCGGTGTTGCCATCCTGTCAACATCCAAGGGGATTATTACCGACAACGCCGCCCGTCAGGCCGGCGTCGGCGGTGAGCTTATCTGTACCATTTGGTAA
- the rplF gene encoding 50S ribosomal protein L6: MSRIGKLPIEIPKGVKVVLDDTLVSVQGPNGKLARQVMSCVTINVGESSVEVTRNDESTAARAAHGLTRTLINNMVVGVTKGFQTDLEINGVGYRAEVKGKELVMALGYSHPINFPIPEGIVIDVDKMTKVSVKGADKELVGQTAAKIRSFRAPEPYKGKGVKYADETILRKAGKTGKK; encoded by the coding sequence ATGTCGAGAATAGGGAAACTCCCCATAGAGATACCCAAAGGGGTAAAGGTCGTTCTGGATGATACGCTGGTTTCCGTACAAGGGCCCAATGGTAAGCTGGCTCGCCAGGTAATGTCCTGCGTCACGATCAATGTCGGCGAAAGCTCGGTAGAAGTCACCAGAAATGATGAGAGCACCGCCGCACGCGCAGCTCACGGCCTGACCCGCACCCTGATCAACAATATGGTCGTTGGTGTGACCAAGGGCTTTCAGACCGATCTTGAGATCAACGGCGTCGGCTATCGTGCCGAGGTTAAGGGGAAAGAGCTTGTTATGGCTCTCGGCTACTCCCACCCGATAAATTTCCCGATCCCGGAAGGCATCGTCATCGATGTTGACAAGATGACCAAGGTCTCCGTCAAGGGTGCAGACAAAGAGCTGGTGGGTCAGACCGCCGCCAAGATCAGATCATTCCGCGCTCCCGAACCCTATAAGGGTAAAGGTGTTAAGTATGCTGACGAGACTATCTTGAGAAAAGCCGGCAAGACCGGTAAGAAATAG
- the rplR gene encoding 50S ribosomal protein L18 codes for MAKTALKTIIRLKRQVRVRKKVRGTSERPRLSVFKSARHIYAQLIDDTKGVTLVACSTLASDSAELAYTGNVAAATHVGKEVARLAIEKGISSVVFDRNGFLYHGRIKALADGAREAGLRF; via the coding sequence GTGGCAAAGACCGCACTTAAAACCATCATCCGTCTCAAACGCCAAGTCCGTGTCCGTAAAAAGGTTCGTGGCACCAGCGAGCGCCCCCGTCTGAGCGTCTTCAAGAGCGCACGCCATATCTATGCCCAGCTGATTGACGATACAAAGGGTGTAACTCTGGTTGCCTGTTCAACCCTGGCTTCCGACTCTGCAGAGCTTGCTTATACGGGCAACGTTGCTGCGGCAACCCATGTGGGTAAGGAAGTCGCCCGCTTGGCCATCGAAAAAGGTATTTCATCAGTGGTATTCGACCGTAACGGTTTTCTGTACCACGGCAGAATCAAGGCACTTGCTGACGGAGCCCGCGAAGCCGGGCTTCGTTTCTAA
- the rpsE gene encoding 30S ribosomal protein S5, whose protein sequence is MSRINPAELNLTDRVVHISRVAKVVKGGRRFSFSALIVVGDGNGHVGYGLGKANEVPEAIRKGVEQAKKNLIKVPVNQHQTIPFEIEGRFGAGRLLMKPASAGTGVIAGGAARAIFEAAGINNILSKCLGSNNPHNVVKAAFAGLERLKTPEEIAARRGITE, encoded by the coding sequence TTGAGCAGAATCAATCCAGCGGAACTGAATCTCACGGATCGTGTCGTTCACATCAGCCGCGTTGCCAAAGTTGTTAAAGGTGGTCGTCGTTTCAGCTTTTCCGCCCTGATCGTGGTAGGTGACGGTAATGGCCATGTCGGATATGGTCTTGGCAAGGCGAACGAAGTACCCGAGGCAATCCGGAAGGGTGTCGAGCAGGCAAAGAAAAACCTCATCAAGGTTCCGGTCAACCAGCATCAGACCATACCTTTTGAAATTGAAGGTAGGTTCGGAGCCGGCCGGCTTCTGATGAAGCCTGCATCCGCTGGTACGGGCGTTATCGCCGGCGGTGCAGCGCGCGCCATTTTTGAGGCCGCCGGCATCAATAACATCCTTTCCAAATGCCTTGGCTCCAACAACCCCCACAATGTGGTGAAGGCGGCTTTCGCCGGCCTTGAGCGGTTGAAGACCCCTGAAGAGATCGCCGCACGCCGTGGAATAACCGAATAA
- the rpmD gene encoding 50S ribosomal protein L30 has translation MSSTLQITLIKSTIGKTKKHRDIVAGLGLSRLNQTVTRPDSPEVQGMINKVGHMLKVTK, from the coding sequence ATGAGCAGCACGTTGCAAATCACACTCATTAAGAGCACTATCGGGAAAACCAAGAAGCATCGCGATATCGTCGCCGGCCTCGGCCTTTCCCGTCTCAACCAGACAGTTACCCGGCCCGACTCCCCGGAAGTACAGGGTATGATCAATAAAGTCGGCCACATGCTGAAAGTGACGAAGTAA
- the rplO gene encoding 50S ribosomal protein L15, with translation MDLNTLRPALGSTKDRKRIGRGTGSGHGKTATKGHKGQKARSGGSIKAGFEGGQMPLQRRLPKRGFTPLERVEYAVVNLSQLDIFEAGAEVDAAALAAKGLIKGTNGLVKILGNGDITKSLKVTANKFSQSAKEKIVAAGGSVEEKA, from the coding sequence ATGGATTTGAACACACTGAGACCCGCACTGGGATCGACAAAAGATAGGAAGCGCATCGGTCGCGGCACCGGTTCCGGGCATGGCAAGACCGCCACAAAGGGCCACAAGGGACAGAAGGCCCGTTCCGGCGGCAGCATCAAGGCCGGTTTCGAAGGCGGCCAGATGCCTTTGCAGCGCAGGTTGCCGAAGCGTGGTTTTACGCCTCTTGAGCGTGTTGAGTATGCTGTGGTGAACCTCAGCCAACTCGACATATTCGAGGCTGGCGCTGAAGTGGATGCCGCGGCGCTTGCGGCTAAGGGCCTGATAAAAGGCACCAACGGTCTGGTTAAGATCCTTGGTAACGGCGATATTACGAAATCTCTTAAGGTCACTGCCAATAAATTCAGCCAATCCGCCAAAGAGAAAATTGTTGCCGCAGGCGGATCTGTCGAGGAGAAGGCCTAG
- the secY gene encoding preprotein translocase subunit SecY produces the protein MCRGEGLVFDALQNIFKIPELKKRVLFSLGMLAVYRVGCHIPTPGIDRIALAHFFKQAQGTLLGMFDMFSGGALERLTVFALGIMPYISSSIIFQLLTVVVPAIEKLSKEGESGRKKIIQYTRYGTIVLSFVQGLGIAIGLESMRGPAGELVVPNPGWSFRLMTVITLTAGTAFIMWLGEQMTEKGIGNGISLIIFAGIVVRIPTALSNTVRLLNAGQLSLFVLIFVLALMFVVIAAIVFVERGQRRLPIHYAKRVVGLKTFNAQTSHLPLKVNMAGVIPPIFASSIIMFPATVANFINVPWVQKAAKSLTPGNFVYDLFFVAFIVFFCYFYTAVTFNPVDVAENVKKHGGYIPGIRPGKETSDFMDSVLTRLTFAGAIYISLVCVLPSILIGKFNLPFYFGGTALLIAVGVGMDTVAQIESHLITRNYEGFLKGVRIRGRK, from the coding sequence ATCTGTCGAGGAGAAGGCCTAGTGTTCGACGCACTCCAGAATATTTTCAAGATCCCCGAGTTGAAGAAACGTGTGCTTTTTTCCTTGGGGATGTTGGCTGTCTATCGTGTCGGTTGCCACATACCCACGCCCGGTATCGATAGAATTGCGCTGGCGCATTTTTTCAAGCAGGCCCAGGGGACGCTCCTCGGCATGTTCGATATGTTTTCTGGTGGTGCACTTGAACGTTTGACGGTATTTGCCTTGGGCATCATGCCGTACATCTCTTCGTCGATCATCTTCCAACTGCTGACGGTTGTGGTTCCGGCCATAGAAAAGCTCTCAAAGGAAGGGGAGTCCGGCCGCAAGAAGATCATCCAGTATACCCGCTATGGCACCATCGTGCTCAGTTTTGTGCAAGGTCTCGGCATTGCCATCGGCCTGGAGAGCATGCGCGGCCCCGCCGGCGAACTGGTTGTCCCCAATCCGGGCTGGAGCTTCCGCCTGATGACGGTCATCACCCTCACAGCCGGTACGGCATTTATCATGTGGCTTGGCGAGCAGATGACCGAGAAGGGGATCGGCAACGGTATCTCTCTGATCATCTTTGCCGGGATCGTCGTCAGGATTCCGACGGCACTGAGCAACACCGTCAGGCTGCTGAACGCCGGACAGTTGTCCCTGTTCGTGCTCATCTTCGTGCTTGCCCTGATGTTCGTTGTCATTGCCGCCATCGTCTTCGTGGAGCGCGGGCAGCGGCGCCTTCCCATCCACTACGCCAAGCGGGTGGTGGGGCTGAAGACATTCAACGCCCAAACTTCCCATCTCCCGTTGAAGGTGAATATGGCGGGCGTCATACCGCCGATCTTCGCATCATCAATTATCATGTTTCCGGCAACGGTAGCCAACTTCATCAATGTGCCCTGGGTGCAGAAGGCGGCCAAAAGTTTAACGCCGGGCAATTTTGTCTATGATCTCTTTTTTGTTGCTTTCATCGTCTTCTTCTGTTATTTCTACACGGCTGTAACATTCAACCCGGTAGATGTTGCCGAGAATGTCAAAAAGCATGGCGGCTATATCCCTGGCATCAGGCCGGGTAAGGAGACGTCTGACTTTATGGACAGCGTCTTGACGCGACTCACGTTTGCCGGCGCCATCTATATATCACTTGTGTGCGTGCTGCCCTCGATTTTGATCGGGAAGTTCAATCTCCCGTTCTACTTTGGAGGGACCGCCCTGTTGATTGCTGTTGGCGTTGGTATGGATACGGTCGCTCAGATTGAGTCGCACCTCATTACCCGCAATTACGAGGGGTTCTTGAAGGGTGTCAGGATCAGGGGGAGAAAATAG
- a CDS encoding adenylate kinase has product MNVILFGPPGAGKGTQAQFIVERFGIPQISTGDMLRAAVKAQSPLGVAAKSIMDAGGLVSDEIVLGLVKERISEPDCRDGFILDGFPRTTPQADALTSLLKGLGKHIDHVISLDVDSAEIVQRLSGRRTCPACGKGYHVAYDAPKVAGICDACGSALVQRNDDRVETVQNRLEVYRQQTSPLKEYFEQRGLMRHIDGNGTIQDIQGQICSLLKGNAGDRP; this is encoded by the coding sequence ATGAATGTCATCCTGTTTGGCCCTCCGGGGGCCGGTAAAGGTACCCAGGCACAGTTTATCGTTGAGCGTTTCGGCATTCCCCAGATTTCGACCGGCGACATGCTTCGTGCCGCAGTTAAGGCGCAGTCGCCGCTCGGCGTAGCCGCCAAGTCGATCATGGATGCCGGTGGGCTCGTTTCCGACGAGATCGTTCTCGGGCTGGTCAAGGAGCGGATCTCCGAGCCGGACTGCCGTGATGGTTTTATTCTTGACGGCTTCCCGCGTACGACGCCCCAGGCTGATGCCCTCACCTCGTTGCTGAAGGGGCTTGGCAAGCACATCGACCACGTGATTTCCCTCGATGTGGACAGCGCCGAGATCGTTCAGCGGCTCTCCGGCAGGCGCACCTGTCCTGCGTGCGGCAAGGGGTATCATGTGGCCTACGATGCGCCGAAGGTTGCCGGAATCTGCGACGCATGCGGTTCCGCACTGGTGCAGCGCAATGACGACCGTGTGGAAACGGTTCAGAATCGTCTGGAGGTGTATCGCCAGCAGACCTCACCGCTTAAAGAGTATTTTGAGCAGCGGGGCTTGATGCGTCATATTGACGGCAACGGTACGATCCAGGACATTCAGGGGCAGATATGCTCCCTATTGAAAGGCAATGCCGGTGATCGTCCTTAA
- the map gene encoding type I methionyl aminopeptidase, translating into MIVLKSPREIEKMRDACKIVAEILLLLRERVKPGVTTAELDEFADSETRRRKAKPAFKGYCKYPSALCCSPNDVVVHGMPTKAPLKEGDIISLDFGVLYNEFYGDSALTIPVGTVPARINTLLKTTEESLYAGIDKAVAGGRLGDISHAVQTHVEAQGFSVVRDFVGHGIGRKLHEEPQVPNFGATGTGVRLKPGMVLAIEPMVNEKSYAVEVLEDGWTTITRDGGFSAHFEHTVAITDKGPDILTRI; encoded by the coding sequence GTGATCGTCCTTAAATCTCCTCGTGAGATTGAGAAGATGCGTGACGCCTGCAAGATAGTTGCAGAAATACTCCTCCTGCTCCGCGAACGGGTAAAACCGGGGGTAACGACCGCGGAACTTGATGAGTTTGCCGATTCCGAAACCCGACGCCGCAAGGCAAAGCCCGCTTTCAAAGGGTACTGCAAGTACCCCAGCGCTTTATGCTGCTCCCCCAACGATGTGGTCGTGCACGGGATGCCAACGAAAGCGCCCTTGAAAGAGGGAGATATTATCAGCCTTGATTTCGGTGTCCTGTACAACGAGTTTTATGGCGATTCCGCCCTGACCATTCCGGTGGGAACGGTTCCGGCACGTATCAACACGCTGCTCAAGACGACGGAAGAGTCTCTCTATGCCGGCATAGACAAGGCGGTGGCCGGCGGCAGGCTGGGCGACATTTCCCACGCGGTTCAGACGCACGTTGAGGCACAAGGCTTTTCTGTCGTACGTGATTTCGTCGGACACGGCATCGGCAGGAAACTCCATGAGGAACCGCAGGTGCCCAACTTCGGCGCCACGGGCACCGGCGTAAGGCTCAAGCCGGGCATGGTGCTGGCGATAGAACCCATGGTCAACGAAAAGTCGTACGCGGTCGAGGTGCTTGAGGACGGCTGGACGACCATCACCCGCGACGGCGGATTTTCAGCACATTTTGAACACACGGTTGCCATAACCGATAAGGGTCCTGATATTCTGACACGCATTTAG
- the rpmJ gene encoding 50S ribosomal protein L36 codes for MKVRASVKKICDKCKIVKRKGVVRVICDIPKHSQRQG; via the coding sequence ATGAAAGTACGAGCATCGGTTAAGAAGATTTGCGACAAATGCAAGATTGTCAAACGCAAGGGTGTGGTACGTGTTATCTGTGACATCCCTAAGCATTCTCAGCGTCAAGGATGA
- the rpsM gene encoding 30S ribosomal protein S13: MARIAGIDLPKNKRIVIALTYIYGIGNSSAEQILASTQIDPDTRTDKLTEAEVSRIRDEIDRNCKVEGDLRRDISMNIKRLMDLGCYRGLRHRKGLPVRGQRTKTNARTRKGPARTVAGKKK; the protein is encoded by the coding sequence TTGGCACGCATTGCAGGTATTGACTTACCAAAAAACAAACGGATCGTGATTGCTCTCACCTATATCTATGGTATCGGTAATTCGTCAGCAGAGCAGATCCTTGCCTCCACACAGATAGATCCCGACACCCGCACGGACAAGCTGACTGAAGCCGAAGTCTCCCGTATTCGTGACGAAATCGACCGCAACTGCAAGGTCGAAGGGGATCTTCGTCGTGATATTTCGATGAATATCAAGCGGCTCATGGATCTTGGCTGTTATCGCGGCCTCCGTCACAGAAAAGGCCTCCCTGTCCGCGGCCAGCGCACCAAGACCAATGCCCGTACGCGTAAAGGTCCTGCCCGCACCGTGGCCGGCAAAAAGAAATAA
- the rpsK gene encoding 30S ribosomal protein S11, translating into MASPAKKVVRKKKERKNISNGVAHIQATFNNTIITITDPVGNVVAWSTAGAKGFKGSRKSTPFAAQIAAEDCVKKAQEHGMRSVEVYVKGPGSGRESALRALQAAGFTISFIKDVTPIPHNGCRPPKRRRV; encoded by the coding sequence ATGGCAAGTCCTGCGAAGAAAGTCGTACGCAAGAAGAAGGAACGTAAAAATATATCCAACGGTGTTGCCCATATCCAGGCGACATTCAACAATACGATCATCACGATCACCGACCCGGTCGGCAATGTCGTGGCCTGGTCCACTGCCGGCGCCAAAGGTTTCAAGGGCTCCCGCAAGAGTACGCCCTTCGCAGCTCAGATCGCTGCCGAGGATTGCGTGAAAAAAGCCCAGGAGCACGGCATGCGCAGTGTCGAGGTGTATGTCAAGGGCCCCGGTTCCGGCCGTGAGTCCGCCCTCCGCGCCCTTCAGGCCGCAGGCTTTACGATCAGTTTCATCAAGGACGTGACACCGATTCCCCATAACGGTTGTCGCCCCCCCAAACGTAGAAGAGTTTAA
- the rpsD gene encoding 30S ribosomal protein S4, whose product MARYTGPSCRLCRRENMELFLKGERCYTDKCAIKRRNYPPGQHGQGRSKTSDYGVQLREKQKVRRIYGLLEKQFREYFQEADRMKGVTGENLLSLLERRLDNVIYRLGFASSRTESRQLVRHGHFTINGRKVNIPSIQLKVGDVIELREKSRKIVAVTDSLEAVVRRGVPQWVELDRDAFKGLIKSLPVREDVTTPIQEQLIVELYSK is encoded by the coding sequence TTGGCTCGTTATACAGGACCTTCATGCCGTCTGTGCAGAAGAGAAAACATGGAATTGTTTCTGAAAGGGGAACGCTGCTACACGGATAAGTGCGCCATCAAACGCCGCAATTATCCCCCGGGGCAGCATGGCCAAGGCCGTTCAAAAACCTCTGATTACGGCGTGCAGCTTCGTGAGAAGCAGAAGGTCCGTCGTATCTATGGCCTTTTGGAAAAACAGTTCCGTGAATACTTTCAGGAAGCTGACCGCATGAAAGGGGTTACCGGTGAAAACCTGCTGTCCCTGCTTGAGCGGCGTCTTGATAATGTGATTTATCGTCTGGGATTTGCCTCTTCCCGCACCGAGTCGCGTCAGCTTGTCCGTCACGGTCACTTCACCATCAACGGCCGCAAGGTGAATATCCCCTCCATTCAGCTCAAGGTGGGCGATGTCATCGAACTCCGTGAGAAGAGCAGGAAGATCGTTGCTGTCACCGATTCTCTGGAAGCGGTCGTGCGGCGCGGTGTTCCCCAGTGGGTCGAACTTGATCGCGATGCCTTCAAGGGCCTCATCAAGAGCCTGCCGGTTCGTGAAGATGTCACGACCCCGATCCAGGAACAGCTGATCGTCGAGCTCTACTCGAAGTAA
- a CDS encoding DNA-directed RNA polymerase subunit alpha: MYKNWRDLIRPKQLQVEKESLSNTYGKFYAEPFERGFGTTLGNSLRRILLSTLQGAAITSVRIKGVLHEFSTIQGVTEDVTDIILNLKGVRLKLHTADQATIRIVHKGEGIITAGDILVGHAVEVMNPEHHILTCGKDANLEVEMTVKMGKGYVPADRNRDEKAPVGTIPIDAIYSPIKKVNFNVSNARVGQMTDYDKLTLEVWTDGSANPEDAVAYAAKIMKEQLSIFINFDEESEPDQVEESQEEKDKINENLYRTVDELELSVRSANCLKNAGIKLIGELVSKSEAEMLKTQNFGRKSLNEIKDILSDMGLTFGMKLDEFPDPEIMRRLRGEKKEEE, encoded by the coding sequence ATGTATAAAAATTGGCGAGATCTGATCAGGCCAAAACAGCTTCAAGTCGAGAAAGAATCTCTTTCAAATACATATGGCAAGTTTTACGCCGAACCTTTTGAGCGCGGGTTCGGCACCACGCTCGGCAACTCTTTGCGCAGGATTCTCCTGTCAACCCTCCAGGGTGCGGCCATAACTTCGGTCCGCATCAAGGGTGTTTTACACGAATTCTCCACTATTCAAGGCGTGACCGAGGACGTTACCGATATCATCCTGAATCTCAAAGGCGTGCGGCTCAAGCTGCATACCGCTGACCAGGCGACTATACGAATCGTACATAAAGGGGAAGGAATCATTACGGCGGGCGATATCCTCGTCGGCCATGCCGTAGAAGTAATGAATCCCGAACACCACATCCTGACCTGTGGCAAGGATGCCAACCTCGAGGTCGAGATGACGGTCAAGATGGGCAAGGGGTATGTCCCGGCCGATCGTAACCGCGATGAAAAGGCCCCGGTGGGCACCATACCCATCGATGCCATCTATTCGCCCATCAAGAAGGTTAACTTCAACGTATCCAACGCCCGTGTCGGCCAGATGACGGATTACGATAAGCTGACCCTCGAAGTCTGGACCGATGGCAGTGCGAATCCCGAAGACGCGGTGGCCTATGCCGCCAAGATCATGAAGGAACAGCTGAGCATCTTCATCAATTTCGACGAAGAGTCGGAACCTGACCAGGTTGAAGAGTCCCAGGAAGAGAAGGATAAGATCAACGAAAACCTGTACCGCACGGTTGATGAACTGGAACTCTCGGTGCGGTCGGCCAACTGCCTCAAGAACGCGGGCATCAAGCTGATCGGCGAGTTGGTTTCCAAGTCCGAGGCGGAGATGCTGAAGACCCAGAACTTCGGTCGCAAATCCTTGAATGAGATTAAGGACATTCTCAGCGATATGGGACTGACGTTCGGCATGAAGCTGGATGAATTCCCCGATCCGGAGATCATGCGCCGCCTGCGTGGCGAAAAGAAGGAAGAAGAGTAA
- the rplQ gene encoding 50S ribosomal protein L17 → MRHNKAGRRLGRKTSHREAMFRNMVTSLLNHEKITTTDAKAKEIRSVAEKMITLGKRGDLHAQRQAASYIREKSVVTKLFSAIAPRYKDRPGGYTRIIKLGIRQGDTAPISLIELVEEEMKSAKAPATAPKATKAPARKPAAKKAAPAAAAEAATEPAAVQTTIVEPEEVCEAKAD, encoded by the coding sequence ATGCGTCATAACAAAGCGGGCAGGAGACTTGGCAGGAAAACGAGCCATCGCGAAGCGATGTTCCGGAATATGGTCACCTCGCTCTTGAACCATGAAAAGATCACGACAACCGATGCCAAGGCAAAGGAAATACGCTCCGTTGCCGAAAAGATGATCACTCTTGGCAAACGTGGCGATCTGCATGCCCAGCGGCAGGCTGCATCATATATCCGTGAAAAGTCCGTCGTGACGAAGCTGTTTTCGGCTATTGCTCCGCGTTACAAGGACCGCCCCGGTGGCTATACGCGCATCATAAAACTGGGTATTCGCCAGGGAGACACCGCTCCGATCTCTTTGATCGAGCTGGTGGAGGAAGAGATGAAGAGCGCGAAGGCTCCGGCGACTGCTCCGAAGGCGACCAAGGCACCTGCCCGTAAGCCTGCGGCCAAGAAGGCGGCACCTGCCGCTGCTGCCGAAGCTGCAACCGAACCGGCTGCCGTTCAGACCACGATCGTGGAACCGGAAGAGGTGTGCGAAGCCAAGGCTGACTAA